In the genome of Labeo rohita strain BAU-BD-2019 chromosome 2, IGBB_LRoh.1.0, whole genome shotgun sequence, the window ccataaCCATATATGGAGATGGGAagaaacctacagaaggacaaCCATCACTGCAACACCAGTCTGGGCTTTATGGGGTTGTGGCAAGACTCAATCGTCTCCTCAgagaagacacatgaaaacacacttggcaTTTggaaaaaagcacctaaaggaccctcagactgtgaaaaacaagattctctgttctgatgaacctcaattccaagcatcatgtttaaaggaaaccaagcactgctcatcacctgcagagtatcgtcccaaaagtaaagtgtggtggtatcagcctcatgctgtggggctatTTTTTAGTGGGAGAGACTGAGGGACTTGCAaagtagaaggaaagctcaacacagcaaaatatagagatagACTTAATGAAATCCCAAGTCCTGAggattcagaacctcagactaggaagaaggttcaccttccaacaggacagtgACCCTaaacacacagcaagagtggcttatagacaactctgtgaatgtccttgagtggcccagccacagcctgggcttgaacgcaatcaaatatttctagAGAGACCTGAAAATGTGCGtctgcccccatccaagctgacagagcttgagaggtgaagaggtgaggagaagaacgGCAGATAACTGCCAAATGCTGATATGCAAAACTTGTCACATCACACCCAAAAAGAcctgaggctgtaaaggtgtttCAGCTAAGTACTAAGGTAATTATTTCAGCACTTATTCTGCacttatttcagctttttatttttaataaatttatatgctgtgacaattctgtttttgctttgtgattatggtgtatggaggcagcaaacataacaaaacgtgaaaaaaaagaaggggtatgaatactttcgcaaggcactgcaTGTATGCAGAAGTATAGTATGCAAAGTCCTGAATCTacttaaaaaaagagaagtCACAATCTCTTCacttaaattcatttaaaggagaagtccacttccaaaacaaagatttacatataatgtactcacccccttgtcatccaagatgttcatgtctttctttctttagtcgtaaagaaattatgttttttgaggaaaacatttttgcatttttctccatataatggactgatatggtgccccgattttgtacttccaaaatacagtttaaatgcggcttcaaatgatcccaaatggagttgtaaacgatcccagccaaggaagaagggtcttatctagcaaaacgattggttattttcatttaaaaaatacaatttaaatactttttaatctcaaacgctcgtcttgccttgctctcaaaatcagttcaaaatcagggcaccatcagtccattatatggtgaaaaatcttgaaatgtttcctcaaaaaacaatttctttacaactgaagattgcttttttaaaaaacactgtacCGTTGTACTTTCACAACATTGTAATGTGTAACCAAATCTTGTTTATACACAACATTTAATCACAATCAGAGAACACAAAAAATAagacaataataattacacaacaGTGAATGTTAAGGGCAGTTATTCTTCGTGGGTGTCGTCTTCTAAGATATAATCGTAATGACAGCACATAAGTAAACCGTGGGCAGCTTTACAAGGTCACTGAGGTTCTAATCATGAGATGCAGGATGTACATCCCCCCCATTCTGGCAGTTCCTAGTCCTTGATATGCCTCTTATCAGcacaatacagcaaaaacacttcATATGTTTCAGTCTTAACAAaggaaatacaaaaacacattctcaGACTCAAAAACATGTTGCAATAAGGCAGTTATTGCTAAAGAGAAAAGGTGAACTTTCATCATGTCTTTCATCATGTCAGATCATGTCTTATGGAGTGTATAAAATGCTGAGAAGTGCTGCTTCTAAACTAACAAATCTAGAGAAATACATCATACATTTATACTAGTCATATAACAGTTACACAACTGTCATTGATAGACACTTTTGAAAACAAATTTATGAGAACTACTGACCTTTTTTAGAACTTAAAGGGAAATTTCACCCAGAAATggtcattctgtcattatttactcactcttgtGTCATGTATGACATAGGAAGGAACATAAAAGATGAAACAataaaagtcagtggggtcGGATATTGATTTGGACCCCGCTGAAGGACAAAAAAgagtttaaaatatcttcttttatgttccacagtagtaataaagtcatacaggtttggaacgacaagtaaataatgatagaattttcatttttgggtgcactgtccctttaaaatatGCATCAGCCTGCATATCAAACATAGTAAATACACAATAtacatatgtaaatgtataacaGATCATAACTTAAACTAAACACTCCTTCTAATAGGCAAACAGTAGCAAACACAAACCTGTTGTTTGCAATGTTCCTGTTATATTTTGCAACATGCGTGTTTTTGCTTCCTGTCTTTGTGGCTTCTTTGAGACTGTATTGTTGATGACAGAACTGAAAAGTAAATCAGTCTATTAGTCACTACTCATACTTTCCTTGACCTCAAGAGGCAGTGTGTCGAAAAGATGATCCTCCACAAAGAGGAGGTTTTTCCGAAGAAGGCGACACTGGCCAAGCTGGAATGGAAGGCAATCTAAGCAGTTCCCTTTGAGCTCAAGATGGGACAGCTGAACTAATTGCCCAATCGCCTCTGGGATGGAGGTGATGCTGTTATGGCCCACACATAAAACCTTTAGTTTGGaacatttaaacagttgagtaggCAGAACCTCTACCTTGTTCTCTGTGATTGCGAAATGTTGAAGGTTGTGAAGGTGTCCGACCTCCACGGGTATACTTGAGATGCAATTGTGGCTAAGGTCAATGTGCCTCAGCTTGGGCAGATGAAACAGAGCTGGAGGAAGGGTCTCCAGTTTATTATGACTGATAATGAGGGACTCCAGACTCTTCACTAGGCCTATCGATGGTGGAATGGCAGTGATCTTGTTGTACCATAACTTGAGGCACATCAATCTTCTCAGGTGCTGAAAGCTGATGATCTCCTCAATGGTCCGGATGTTATTATTCTTCAAATCCAGTTCTTGCAAGTTAGCCAAGCTAAAGATGGCATGGGGCATCCTCTCCAAATCGCAGTTATGGAGCTCCAAATCAACCAGGCTGGTTATCTTCTTGAGACTGTTCAGCACCAGCAGTTTAGTCCCATCATTGTGGATCACCAGTTTGGTGAGATGCGGCGAGAGTTCTGTTATATTCGTTGGGATTTTGTTGAGGTTGCTTTTGAGGTACAACGTCCTCAAGTGTCGCAGATCTCTCAGCGACTCCAAACCGATCATCTTGTTGTGTTCAGAGTTCAAGTTCCCAATCAGGTTCAGGTCCTTGAGGCTCCTCAACAGATAAATCCACGGTGGGATTTCGGCAACGTCTGTAAACTTAATGTGAAGGCATCGCAGATGGTCGCGGAGAAACGTAAAAGCAGTTTGTTCGACTTTAGCAGGGCAGTGATATAGATGCAGCTCCCGTAGGTTGGTCATCTGAGAAACCTTGGCTGAAATCCTGACCTCAGGAATGAGCTCTAACTTGAGGATTTCCAGATCGGTGAGGTCGAATACGGCATTTGGGAGTCCTGACAGCATAAAGAGATGAAGTTCTTGTTCATCCTGAGCATTGCATGTCACATGCTGACGTAGTTTCTCAAACGTCCACTCGTGGTTAAGGCTTATTTCTCGTAGTTTGTTCTCACTAACCTCAGAGAGAAACACCCCGAATCGTTTGGAGTACAACTGGTCGTATTGGTCGACCATGTGTAGAAGAAACGCAAAGTCATTCTTTACATCAGGTATATCACTAAAGCTACTTTCCTCTCTGACTTTTTCAAAAGAGTACTCTTTGAGAGGTCTCCTAAAGAGCCAGTAGAGCGTATATAAACACACCAGTCCATAGAGACATATCATAGCCATGAAAGTGAAAAGAAGTTTCCTCAACATGAACGCCATGTTGTGCGTGCAAAAGAACCGGTCATACCCGGTCAAACTTTTAACTTCAGGTTGGCATATGTGGCAGAAACTGATCTCCGAGGCAAATGTTGATGTATAGCTCAAGATCAAAATGATCTTTAGTGCTTTTATCGCCGTCTGAGCCACGTACAGTTTGTAGATGAAGTCACTGTCTTCTACGTGGACTCGAAATTTTCGCACTTTCTCAAAAAGAGCCTTGGCTTGCTCTCCATCTTTTTTGTCTAGGGTGGTCAAGCTAGGAGATTCTGCAATAAGCTTTTCGGTTGGAAACTGCACTGTTGGAGTTTCCATCAAAGGAGTAGACTGACTGCTGTCCTCCGAGGATACGTGTTTCTGAAAAAACGCACCACCTGTAAACCTCTGCTTGTTTTCCTCAGAATCTTCACAAGCGGTTTCAGACAAAGCTTTCGTTGTCCATGGGGATTCAAAGCAACGCCCCAAAATGGAAACAAAGTGCTCAATCTTTGAGCTGGTCTTTGGGTACTTGAACCAAAAATTGCTGCTTACCATCAGCATTATGGTGTGTATGAGGGCAAGGTAAGGGAAGTATTTGTTGTACCATGGTAGGGCGTCATGGTAGCACTTTTGGTTGACAAAAACATATTGCTGAAAGTCCAGATTTGTTTTTCGCCCTGTGGGTTGAGGTTGTTTTTGGGGAGTGGGTTGAGTGGGTTGAGTGTTAAGAAGTTCACGCGCAACACTATCAGGAAGGTCTCTAGTTGTTGAAGGTGTAGCGCCCAGAACTGATAAGGAACACTCTTGTCGATTTTGTGCTTCCACAAGGTTTGTGCTTTCCTCAAGAATGGGAAGACATGCCACTTGGTCTTTGGATAACTGCATAGTCCCAGAAAAGATGGCCAGCATCAACATAATTACCCCAATGTAATCCATAAACACGTCCCACCATGGTTTCAGAATACGGTAGGTCGGCTGGATGTCATTAAGGGAGGCAACTTCAGTTAGGCTAAACATCCCTGTAATAAAGAATAGTGCAGTCAGTGCATGTTTGAAcagaattaatttcttttacgTCTTAACATTCTTTAAAAGTCTTAAGTGTTTACTCCAAGATAAAGTAAATGAATACTATATTATAATGAGTAGGTTTACATTTAGTCAGATTCTTTCACTGAAAGTGACTTATAGTAGAAAcgtatatatacagttgaagtcaaaactttacatacaccttgcagaatctgcaaaatgttaccaaaataagagagatcatacacaatgcatgttatttttttattaagtactgacctaaataagatatttcacataaaagacatttacatatattccacaagagttgaatttataataatagttaaatcataatagttgaatttatagaaatgaccccgttcaaaagtttacatacacttgattcttaatactgtgttgttacctgaatgatccacagctgtgtgtgttttatttttttttttttgtttagtggtagttgttcatgagtcccttgtttgtcttgaacagttaaactgcccactgttctttggaaaaatccttcatgtcccacaaattctgtggtttttcagcatttttgtgtatttgaaccctttccagcaatgactgtacgattttgagatccatcttttcacaacaaggacaactgagg includes:
- the lrrc8da gene encoding volume-regulated anion channel subunit LRRC8D, whose amino-acid sequence is MFSLTEVASLNDIQPTYRILKPWWDVFMDYIGVIMLMLAIFSGTMQLSKDQVACLPILEESTNLVEAQNRQECSLSVLGATPSTTRDLPDSVARELLNTQPTQPTPQKQPQPTGRKTNLDFQQYVFVNQKCYHDALPWYNKYFPYLALIHTIMLMVSSNFWFKYPKTSSKIEHFVSILGRCFESPWTTKALSETACEDSEENKQRFTGGAFFQKHVSSEDSSQSTPLMETPTVQFPTEKLIAESPSLTTLDKKDGEQAKALFEKVRKFRVHVEDSDFIYKLYVAQTAIKALKIILILSYTSTFASEISFCHICQPEVKSLTGYDRFFCTHNMAFMLRKLLFTFMAMICLYGLVCLYTLYWLFRRPLKEYSFEKVREESSFSDIPDVKNDFAFLLHMVDQYDQLYSKRFGVFLSEVSENKLREISLNHEWTFEKLRQHVTCNAQDEQELHLFMLSGLPNAVFDLTDLEILKLELIPEVRISAKVSQMTNLRELHLYHCPAKVEQTAFTFLRDHLRCLHIKFTDVAEIPPWIYLLRSLKDLNLIGNLNSEHNKMIGLESLRDLRHLRTLYLKSNLNKIPTNITELSPHLTKLVIHNDGTKLLVLNSLKKITSLVDLELHNCDLERMPHAIFSLANLQELDLKNNNIRTIEEIISFQHLRRLMCLKLWYNKITAIPPSIGLVKSLESLIISHNKLETLPPALFHLPKLRHIDLSHNCISSIPVEVGHLHNLQHFAITENKVEVLPTQLFKCSKLKVLCVGHNSITSIPEAIGQLVQLSHLELKGNCLDCLPFQLGQCRLLRKNLLFVEDHLFDTLPLEVKESMSSD